Proteins encoded in a region of the Triticum dicoccoides isolate Atlit2015 ecotype Zavitan chromosome 3A, WEW_v2.0, whole genome shotgun sequence genome:
- the LOC119271020 gene encoding cysteine-rich receptor-like protein kinase 10, protein MATTGVLILLLLLGPTPFLAAADFCDNVKAVGAALSKNASSSPVNFATSTFGQAPDVVYALALCLGDGPVGSACGDCISNWFAQLNQTQCNKVGANYGGCIVVYGASADILAAPSNATGGYGDNTPPFQDWNIRNVTTGDVPRIVNLTRELLVGTAKMAATTTPKLYATGVMDMERVTTYPNVYSLAQCTPDLSADDCSACLRRLLGMVNSTMALRMGGQMGVTRCYFRYEASHFYGAQPMLSLPSSPPGTTPTPTKRRSMLWVIPVAVVPLAAAAFFFFICYCRRLKRQRKVSRGAHSLEWQGKNSDFSLFEFEELLEATNNFSEESKLGQGGFGAVYKGQLADRSEIAVKRLASHSGQGFIEFKNEVQLIAKLQHTNLVRLLGCCSQEEEKILVYEYLPNKSLDFFIFDENRRALLDWTKLLAIIEGVAHGLLYLHKHSRLLVIHRDLKPSNILLDSAMNPKISDFGLAKIFSSNDTEEDITRRVVGTYGYMAPEYASKGIFSIKSDVFSFGVIIFEILSGKRNSGTQQRGGFINLLGYAWQLWEEGKWIDLVDASLIFDSHSKIRRCINIALLCVQENAVDRPTMGDIVSMLSNETMILAEPKQPAYINVRVGNEETSTALESYSINDVSISITSPR, encoded by the exons ATGGCGACCACCGGCGTCCTCATCCTGCTCCTCCTACTCGGACCCACACCGTTTCTGGCCGCTGCCGACTTCTGCGACAACGTCAAGGCCGTCGGCGCCGCCCTCTCCAAGAACGCGTCGTCCTCCCCGGTAAACTTCGCCACCTCCACCTTCGGGCAGGCCCCCGACGTCGTCTACGCGCTCGCGCTCTGCCTCGGCGACGGCCCTGTCGGCTCCGCCTGTGGTGACTGCATCTCCAACTGGTTCGCTCAACTCAACCAGACGCAGTGCAACAAGGTCGGCGCCAACTACGGCGGCTGCATCGTCGTCTACGGCGCCAGCGCCGACATCCTAGCGGCACCCTCGAACGCCACGGGAGGATACGGCGACAACACGCCGCCGTTCCAGGATTGGAACATCAGGAACGTCACCACCGGCGACGTTCCCCGCATCGTCAACCTTACCCGCGAGCTGCTGGTGGGGACCGCGAAGATGGCGGCCACCACAACGCCGAAGCTGTACGCCACGGGCGTCATGGACATGGAAAGAGTGACAACCTACCCCAACGTGTACTCCCTGGCGCAGTGCACGCCGGACCTGTCCGCCGACGACTGCTCGGCTTGCCTGCGCCGCCTCCTCGGCATGGTCAACTCCACCATGGCCCTGcgcatgggtgggcagatgggtgtCACGCGGTGTTATTTCAGGTACGAGGCATCTCATTTCTACGGTGCCCAGCCCATGCTAAGCCTGCCGTCGTCGCCGCCGGGGACGACTCCGACTCCGACCAAACGCAGGAGCATGCTGTGGGTGATTCCCGTAGCTGTAGTTCCTCTAGCGGcagcagcgttcttcttcttcatctgttACTGTCGCCGGCTCAAAAGACAAAGAAAAG TATCAAGAGGTGCTCACAGTTTAGAGTGGCAAGGGAAGAATTCGGACTTCTCTTTGTTTGAGTTTGAAGAGCTACTGGAGGCCACAAATAATTTCTCAGAAGAAAGCAAACTTGGGCAAGGTGGCTTTGGCGCTGTCTACAAG GGCCAACTTGCAGATAGGTCGGAGATAGCAGTTAAGAGACTTGCTTCACATTCAGGACAAGGTTTCATAGAATTTAAAAATGAAGTTCAGCTCATAGCCAAACTCCAGCATACAAATTTGGTTAGGCTCTTGGGATGTTGCTCTCAAGAGGAGGAGAAAATACTGGTCTATGAATACTTGCCAAACAAAAGCCTGGATTTCTTCATCTTTG ATGAGAATAGAAGAGCTTTGCTGGATTGGACAAAACTTCTTGCAATAATTGAAGGCGTAGCACATGGACTTCTTTACTTGCATAAGCACTCTCGGTTACTTGTGATACATCGAGATCTTAAACCAAGCAACATCCTCCTAGACAGTGCAATGAATCCCAAAATTTCAGATTTCGGGCTAGCAAAAATATTCAGCTCAAATGACACCGAGGAAGAcattacaagaagagttgttggcacATA TGGCTACATGGCCCCTGAGTATGCTTCGAAGGGCATCTTCTCTATTAAATCCGATGTCTTCAGCTTTGGTGTTATCATTTTTGAGATTCTTAGCGGAAAACGGAATTCTGGCACCCAACAACGTGGAGGTTTCATCAATCTTCTTGGATAT GCATGGCAATTATGGGAAGAGGGAAAGTGGATTGACCTTGTTGATGCATCATTGATTTTTGATAGTCACTCAAAGATAAGGCGATGCATTAACATAGCATTGTTGTGCGTACAAGAGAATGCAGTTGATCGACCAACCATGGGAGACATTGTTTCAATGCTAAGCAATGAGACTATGATCTTGGCTGAGCCTAAGCAGCCTGCATATATCAATGTAAGAGTAGGAAATGAAGAGACGTCCACTGCTCTTGAGTCATATAGTATCAATGATGTGAGCATATCTATCACAAGTCCAAGATAG